Below is a genomic region from Candidatus Hydrogenedentota bacterium.
GCATTTCCACGAGTTCCGGATCGTACTTGCCGCCTGTAATCCGCGCCGCCAGACCCGGGCCGAAACCGCCCGGTCCGCAGTGCGTATGACTGGCGCCAAAGAGAATATCCTGTTCGGTGAGGGGCGTCTGAGCGGCGACCTTCTCGCGCACCAGCATCGCAAGATTAGGCGGAATGATAAGCATGTCGGCGCCGACAATGACCGCGGTGTCCTTGCCGTCGCTGAGCGCGAGCGCCTTGACGAAGAGCGGGTCGTGCACCCCCGTCGCGTTCTGGTCGTCCTCATATTTGTTCAGGAGCAGGTTCGAGGGCGTGATCTTGAACCGCGCGCCGTATCCGCCCATGGGCGTGCCGGGTTTCGGCGTGATGTCGCGGCGCGCCCAGCCGGCGCGCAGGCGGTCCGGCGTCGCCGCGAAATCGTTTTGAAGCGCGCCAGCGTCTATGGCCCGCAACGCCTCGTGATAGTAATCCGCCGTTTCGAAATTCGAGGATGCGTAGGTGGGCCAGGGGCCGACGAACGCCACGATTGCCGCGGCCAGGATCACGACCAGCAGAAAGATGACCAGCAGTATGCGTTTCATAATGCGCATGGAATTACCTCTCCTCGAAAGGGGTTGCGGGTGATTGCTCGCGCCGCCAAGAATGACGCGCTACCAGTCGACAGACGCCTTGATCACATTATCGGCGTTGTTCGCAACGAGTTCAAATGCCTGACTCGCCTCTTCCAGGCGAAAAGAATGCGTAATAAGGGAAAGCACGTCTACTTTCCCAGCATCCAGAAGCGCGATAGCGGCCGGATAATTGTGGCGAAACCGTCGGCACCACCGAAGCGTCAGTTCCTTCCGCCGCGCGTCGCTTACTGCTATCGCGTCGTAATCATTGCCTGAGATGCCCGTAAGCACACAGCGGCCGGCCGGTCGTGCAATCCGGCAGACCTGCGCCAGCGGTTCGCCCCGGTTCGAGCAGTCGATGGCCACATCTACGCCCCGGCCGTCCGTTTCCCCGAGAATACGGCCGACCGTGTCCTCCCGCGATGCGTCGATGGCCCGGTCGACGCCGTATCGCGCCGCGGCTGCAACGCGGTAGGCCAGCAAGTCCGACCCGTAAAGCTTGCACACTCCCGAAAGCTTGAGCACCTGCGCCACAAGCAGGCCGATGGTACCCAGACCGATGACGGCGGCGGTTTCGCCTGCCTTGACCTCGGCGAGTTCCACGGTGTGCAGCGCCACGGCCAGCGGTTCGAGCATGGCCGCCGCGGACGGGCCTACCGCATCCGGAACGCGATAACAGAAGCCCGCATGAACGGTCATATAATCGCGCAGCGCGCCGTCGCAGCCTGGTCCGCCCGGAAAATACATCGCACGGCACACGTTGTAGTGTCCGCTGCGGCACCATTCGCATTGCATGCAAGGAATGCCCGGCTCGACCGCAACGCGCTTGCCCACGAGAGCCGCGTCCGCCGCGGTGCCCGTGGATTCCACGATACCCGCGTACTCGTGCCCCAGAATGGTTGGTCCCGCGAGCACCTGGTTGCCGATGCGTCCTTCGAGATAGTAATGAACGTCAGAGCCGCAGACTCCCACCGACTCGAGACGCACAAGCGCCTCATGCGGTTTCGGAACGGGCTTTTCCACATCGATGACACGCAATTGTCGCGGTGCGACCCACTGGACGGCTTTCATCTTGCTTCTCCGGCCCCGCAATCCGGCACGATGATAGGCATTCGCTGCGCCATGAGGCAAATGAGGGCAATGCGTTTCTAAACCACGCCTCAGATGCATAAGAAGCGTACGGTTGCGGACTTCATACCTGTCCTGCTGGGGAGAGCTGTCAGGTGTTCGCGGCGCTCCGCGACAAGGCGTGTTCCCGGGCCCGGACAAGGCGGGCAAGCATGGAATTGGTGGGGCAGGGGACGCCGTGCAACTCGCCATGGCGCACGATGGCCCCGTTGAGTGCGTCGATTTCGGTGCGCCGGCGCCGCCGGAAATCTTCGCGCATGCTGGCATAGTGCGCGGCCGTTGGCGGAATCAACACTTGGAACAGCAGGTCGATATAGGACTCGGCCGTGGCCGGCTTGAGCCGCACGCCCATCGCATCCGCCACCGCATAAACCTCCTGCACGACCTCGCGCAGGATACTCCGCGTGTGCTCGGTTTCAAGCAGCACGCCGTAGGGAACGTCCAGCAGGCCGGACAACGGGTTCAGGGCGCAGTTGTAGGTGACTTTCGACCATAGCACCGTGGCGATTTCGTCCGTATAGACCGTCGGGATTCCCGCATTGTTCATGGCGGCGGCGATGGCGCGCACTCGCTCCGCGGGTGTGGCGGGGTCATACGTGCCCAAAGCCGTCGGATCCGCGATGACCGTGACCTCGACCCAGCCCGGCTCGCGCAACCACGCCCCGAAGATGGCGCGCGCGCCGAACGTGCGAGGCCAGCCAATGACTTCCGCGATGACCTCCGCGTTTCCCAGTCCGTTCTGGTAGGAACAGACAAGCGTGCCCGGCCCGAGAAACGGCGCGAGTGACGTGATTGCCGCGTGCGTGTCATACGACTTCACCGTCAGAAGAACGAGGTCAAGCGCGCCCGGAGTCAATTCTTCTACACCGGCGCACGGATGCACCGTCGCAACATGGTGCTCGCCCCAGATGCCGGTGATCCGAAGGCCGTGCGCGCGGATGGCATCCATATTGCGCGGGCGGCCAACCAGCGTCACATCGTGCCCGGCTTTGGCCATGAAACCGCCCACAACCGTGCCCAACGCGCCCGCGCCCATCACCAACATGCGCATGACCAGACTACTCCCGTTGCCGCAAGACTTGTTTCCCGTCCGTCCCCATTCTGACCGATAGGGTACCGATTAGGGGCGGGCAGTTCCAGCCTTCACCGTTGCGGAGCGGTTGCAGGGACGAGTCCTTCGGCGGCGCCCCTGGACCGAGGCGTGTCTGGGGGCCGCAAGAGCGCTGAGAGTGCGGATTCCTGGTTCGTTGCAAAGTAGTGCGGTTCTGTGTCGTTCTGCAACAGGAGTGACCCACAGTCCGCGGATTTTCCCAGGATAAGCGCAAGAATGCGCTTGGCACGCGGCTTGTTTGCCTGCCAGGAGTATACTCTCGACCAGGACAAGGAGCGGTGAGAAATGCGTTTTGACAGACTGACGATACGGGCGCAAGAAGCGCTATCGGCCGCGATGGACCTCGCCTCGGGGCAGAAGCATCCCGAAGTCACGTCATTGCACGTGCTGGCGGCGCTGCTGGAACAGGACCAGGGCGCAGTGGTCTCGATCCTGCAGCGCATAGGCGTTCATCCGGGGCAGTTGGCAGGCGAGATTCAGTCCGCGCTGGCGCGCTTGCCGCGGGTGAGCGGCGGCAGCGCGAACCCGAGCCTGAGCGCGGAAGCGCAGCAGGCGCTCGAGGCTGGCTGGCGCGCGGCCCAGACACTCCGGGACGAATACCTCAGCACCGAGCACGTCCTGCTCGGCGTGATCGAGCACGGCCGGGGCGACGCGGCGCAGTTGCTCAAGCGTTTTGGCGCGACGAAAGAGGGCGTGCTCGAGGCGCTTCGCGAAGTGCGCGGCACGCAGCGGGTCACGGACCCGAACGCGGAGACGACATACGACGCGCTGCAGAAATACAGCCGCGACCTGACGCAACTCGCGCGGGCGGGCAAGCTGGACCCGGTAATTGGCCGGGACGATGAGGTGCGCCGCGTGATCCAGGTGCTCAGCCGCCGTACAAAGAACAACCCGGTGCTCATCGGCGAGCCGGGCGTGGGCAAGACCGCGATTGTCGAGGGGCTGGCCCAGCGCATCATCGCGGGCGACGTGCCCGAAGGACTGAAGAACAAGCGGGTCGCTGCGCTGGACATGGCGGCCTTGATCGCCGGCGCAAAGTTCCGGGGAGAGTTTGAAGAGCGCTTAAAGGCATTGCTGAGCGCAGTCCAGCAAGCTGAAGGACAAGTTATCCTGTTCATTGATGAGTTGCACACGCTCGTGGGCGCGGGCGCGGCGGAAGGCGCAATGGACGCGTCGAACATGCTGAAACCGGCGCTGGCGCGCGGCGAACTGCACTGCATCGGCGCGACCACGCTGAACGAATACAAAAAACACGTCGAAAAAGACGCGGCGCTCGAACGGCGGTTCCAGCCGGTGCTCGTGAAGGAGCCCGATGTGGAGAGCACAATCGCGATTCTACGCGGGCTCAAGGAACGCTATGAGGTGCATCACGGAGTGCGCCTGCAAGATTCGGCGCTGGTCGCGGCGGCGCACCTCAGCCATCGCTACATCTCAGACCGGTTCCTGCCGGACAAGGCCATCGACCTGGTCGACGAGGCAGCGTCGCGACTGCGGATCGAGATCGATTCCATGCCCTACGAAATAGATGTACTGGACCGGCGCCTGCGCCAACTCGAGATCGAGCACCTTGCGCTGAAGAAAGAGAAGGACAAGGCCGCTCAGGAACGCCGCGACGCCATCGCTCAGGAAATGGCCGAACTGCGGGAGCAGATGAGCGCCAAGAAAGCGCAGTGGCAGGCGGAAAAGGAAGTTATCGACACGATCCGCGGCATACAGTCGCAAATCGATGACGCGAAGCGGCAGGAAGAGATCGCCGAACGTAACGGGCAGTTGGACAAGGTCGCGGAAATCCGGTACGGCACGCTGAATGAACTCCAACGCAAACTGGAAGGCGAGAATAGGCGGCTCAGCGAACTGCAGAAGGGCGGCAGCTACCTCTCCGAGGAGGTCACCGAGCAACATATATCAAAAATCGTGTCCAGTTGGACCGGTATCCCTCTCGACAAGCTGCTCGAAGGGGAGATGGACCGCCTGCTCAAGATGGAACAGCGCCTCGGCCAACGGGTCATCGGCCAAGAAGACGGCATCCGGGCCGTGTCCGACGCGGTACGTCGCGCCCGGGCCGGACTGAAGGACCCGAACCGGCCCATAGGTTCGTTCATTTTCCTGGGACCAACGGGCGTGGGCAAGACGGAACTGGCGCGTGCGCTTGCGGAGCTGTTGTTCGACCATGAGAACGCCATGGTGCGTATTGATATGTCGGAATATATGGAAAAACATACGGTTTCACGGCTTATTGGAGCCCCTCCGGGCTACGTCGGGTACGAGGAAGGCGGCCAGTTGACGGAGGTGGTGCGGCGCAAACCTTACTGCGTCGTGCTGCTCGACGAAATCGAAAAAGCGCACCATGACGTGTTCAATGTGCTCTTGCAAGTGCTTGATGATGGAAGACTTACGGATGGACAAGGCCGTACGGTCGATTTCAAGAATACGGTCGTCATCATGACCTCAAACTTGGGTAGCGAGCTATTCCAACGGGAAGGAACCGCCAGGCAGAAGGAAGAAGCGGTCCGAACCCTGATGCGCCAGCATTTCCGGCCGGAATTCCTGAATCGTGTCGACGAGGTGGTCGTGTTCCATCCGTTGACCCGGGAGGACATCCGCCGCATTGTGGAGGTGCAGATGCGGCATATTGCTAAGCGATTGCAGGACAGGGAGATAACACTTGAATTGACCCGTGCGGCGCGGGAACGGCTGGCTGACGAGGGGTATGATCCTGTCTACGGGGCGCGGCCCTTGAAAAGGGCCATGCAACGACTGGTGGTTGACCCGCTGGCCCTGGACTTGCTCCGTGGCACCCTCGAATCTGGAAAACATGTTATAATAGAGGTGGACGAAGCAGGTGGCGGCCTGAAGTCGGTGGTGCAATAGCTCCAAACGGCCTAATGTGGTTGTTGACCGAGGGTCGGGCCTAGGACCGATCCGCAAACCCTCCCCGGGGTCGGGCGTATCCCCAGCGCCCGGCCTCGCATTTTTTCCGGGGGTATAATTGCTTTCTGCAGTATAGAAACCTGACGAGGCCATGCGGCTGGAATATGTCATGGTATTCTCCGGACGGAACGTTACTGCTTGTGAATGCCTTTCGCCACCGGGAGTCCCGGAAGTGTGTTCGCGATGCGGCATGCGAGAACGCGGCATAAGCCATTCTTTGGACTACAACCAGGGTTCAGGCTTGGCATTGGCCTGGATGCCCGGCCCGGTGGCGGGCGGCGGGCAATTCTGACCCGGACGGCAACCTTGGCGAAGTTTGAACATAATGAGCGTGTAATCTTCACGTGGGATGGCGCGCAGCATCGCGGCCGCGTTACCGCCGTATTGCCGCAGACGCGACGGGTAGTGACGGACCAGGGGCGGCGACTGAACGTGCCGGTGCGCCGGCTGCGGCCCTCGCCGGACCGTGTCCTGATCCTGGAGACCCGGCTGGACCGCAGCTTGCGCTCGACGCGGCTGTACGGCCCCATGTTTCAGCAATGGCTGGCGGCGTACAAGGTGGACGCGCTGTACGAGCGGGTCCACACCATTGAGGCATTACGGGGATTCCTCCGGCAGGAAGGAAAGCATATCGCGACGCGCTATATCCATATCATGGGGCATGGCATGGACAAGCGGGGACAAGGCAAGGCGTCGCTGCGCCTGACGTTTGAGATGATGGACTTGGCGGAGAACGCGGACATCTTCCAGGGCTTGGACGGGAAGATCATCATCTTCTCCTGCTGCGATATTGGAGCAGACCGGTGCGTGCTCGAAACCGTCAAGGAGATGAGCGGGGCGTCCGCGGTTATCGGATACCGCGTTCAGGTTGAGGACTGGTACACAAACCTTGCCGAGGCCTTGCTCTACGAGCGTTTGATCAATACCTCCATGCATCCGCGCAAGGCAGTGGAACTGGCCGGTGAAATCCTCGACCGGATGGGTGTGCGCCTTGAGGGCATCATCACGCGGAAGCCGGTACTGGTGTGCGTGTGATTGGTCATAGCGGGCTGGGGGGCGGCCGGCGTGAGCAATTGCAGCTCATGCAGGCACAGGCCGTAGCGGCCGCCCGCCGGATGAACGCCGAGTTCCACGCCGTTCCAGCCCGGACTGAAGTTGGCCGAATAGCATAGCCACAGCGTCTGTCCATCGGTGCTGATGAACTTGCTCGGGAAATTGAGGAAGTATCCCTGCTCGCCGAAGTCCTTCAGGTAGCAGACCATGCGCCACGGGCCGGTAATGACGTCCGCTTCCAGGATGTAGGAGTCCATCTTGGCCACGGTCGGCCAGCCGTCAGTAATGCACATGAGATACTTCTTCAGGCCGGGCACGTACGTGGCGGTGACACAGCCCATATGATTGTTCCATTCGATCAGGGGCTTTATTTGCTCGAAGTTGTTGGCCCAGACTGGCTGTCCCGCGCCATCGTGTCCCGCGAAGAACTCCCACGCCGCGATGTCGTTGATGGTTTCAGGCGAAGGACGGACTCGCGCCAGATAGACCTGGTCGGCGGTGATCCAGCTCAGGTTGGCGTGGGCGAAATTGTCGGCGCATCCGTCGGCGGTCTGAAACGGTTTGCCCGGCTCGCCCGGCGTAATGCACGGGCGCGGCATGGGGTCATTTTCGAGGGCCCCCATGCCCAGCAAGTAAGCTTTGCCGTCCGGCGAGTGCTCCATGTTCTTGCCGAAGTCGACAAAATGGGGCGCGCCCATCTTGACGGGGCCGAGAAAGACGCGCGGCTCAGGAAACAAGGGCTTGTCGGGCGTGAGGGGCGACGGTTCCCACGTCTTACCGTAATCGCGGGAAATCTGGAACCCGGGCATAGGCCCCAGATTGGGCCAGTTCCAATTAAACCCGTTATGCTCGTACGAACCGCCAGGCCCGAGACAGTAGGTGCCGTAGTACCAGATACCGTCGTGCACAAGCGACCCGGCGGGATAACGCCCTTCGTAGGGCTTCGCGCTCGCTTCCTTGGGGGGAGCGGTGTTTCTGATCTCCAGCGCCAGAGGATCGTCGCCGATCAAGACGGCATGGCCCGTCCGCGCGCTTGCGCCCGCCCCGGAGAAGCAGTCTACGCCGTCCGTCTTGCCGTCGGTCCAGGGCGAGTAGAGCCGGCCGTCGCTGGCCCAACTCGGATACCAGGTGTCGCCGCAGTGATAATCGCTGTGACGGCCTGTGAAATAGACGCCCGTCAGGCTGGGCGACCGTTCGAAGGGACAACCTTCGGGCGGCGCGGACTTCCAGACGAATCCGCCCGGCGCCTGCGCACTGCTCTTCGTTGACGTGCACGCCAGTGCCGCGAGCGCGGCCAGACTGATCGCAAAGTGCGACAAGGCTTTCTTCATGGTTAGTACCTCACCAGGTTTTTGCTGTCCATGAAAACAGTCGTCTGCGCGCGTGTCACCATAACCGAACCGGCCCGCTGAATCGAGCCGGCGGAACGCCTTGCCAAGACGGTCTATCTTTGGCACTTGGGGCACGCGTAGACCGTGCGGCCCGAGAGTGTCCAGACACGAATCGTGCTGCCACAACGGAGACAGGAGTCGCGCTTGTAGACGTAGAAACGCCCGTCATCGGTTGCTTTCTCGGGTTCCAGCGCGGCGAGGGTCAGAATGCGGTTTTTCTGAACGCCGATGCGCATGAGACGGCGCAGCAGCGCCCACAAGGCGTTGAATTCGTCGCGGCCCAAGGAGTTTCCAGGGCGGCCGGGCTCGATGCCCGTCAGAAACAAGGCTTCGCAGCGATAGATGTTGCCCACGCCCGCCACGACCTTCTGGTCGAGCAACAACGCGCCAGTGGCCCGGACCGTTTTCCGTATCCGCTCCCACGCGCGTTCCGGGTCGGCATCGTCGCGCAGGATGTCGGGGCCCAGCGACACAATGAGACCCTTGCGTTCCTGCTCCGTGACCAACGCGCAGCGCATGGGGCCCCGGAGGTCCGCGGTGTACATGGCCCCTTCGAGGCGCAACCGGATTTGCTCCGATGGCGGCGGGGCGGGGGTCTTGAAAAGGGTGAAACGGCCCGCCATGCCAAGGTGGATGTGGCAGATGAGGCTGTTCGACCAGAGTTGAAAGAGGTTCTTGCCATGGGCCTCGGCGCGCGTGAACACTTGCCCGTCGAGCCTGGTCGCGCCTGCGCGGAAGCGTCCCTGGGGAGAAGACGCGCGGAGCGCCTGTCCGGCCAGATGGCGGTTCTGGTCGCGCGCAATGCGGTGAATCGTGTGTCCTTCGGCCATTTCCCGTTCCCTGCGCTCACGAAGACCGGATTGTCGCGCCCGTGCGTGCCGTCGCGCCCGTGTCTCCCGCGGAAGCGGAAACGGCCCCGCCGGGTCTGCGCGAGCGGGCGGCGAAGCGCAAGGCTGCGCCGCATCCAGAACAGGCACGGAGTTCCCCGAGTGTGTCGACTCGGGAATATCAAAGAATAGGGCATGGCACCGGCACCGGCGCGGCGCCATGCCCGAAAAGCAGTTGGCAATCGCCGTCTAGCTGAGTGCGACCGTCAGTACGCCGAATGCCGTGGCCCAGAGGCCATTGCATGGGAACGTGCCGTACTGGTCGTACCGGATGAAGTCGACATGCCCGTCGAGATAGAGCACGTTCGCGCCGCCCGGAATGTGGTTGAACGCCGCGCCCGCGGACGGATCGGCGCTCACGCTGTCCCAGTAGATCTCGACGATGGACTGCGCCTGCGCCGTGGCCGCCGGATTGTTGATGTCCGTGATAAGGAAACGCTCGATACCTTCGCGCAGACGGTAGATGGTTTTCCCGCCGCCATTGCCGTTACCGGCAGTGACCTCGAAATCGCCGTCGAGGACTCGCCGGGCTTCCTGCGGGTCGGCAGGTACGCCGCGTTCCAGCGCGCCGGCATTGAGCATTTGTACGGCGGCCTCCAGGATCTGTATGGGCGCCAGACCGGAAACCCCGCTGATGAGCAGGCTCATTTCAATGGACGGGTCGTCCTGGTCCGCGCGGTCAATAACCCAGCCGAAGTAGTTGTAATGGTCGGAGGGATTGTCCGCGTATCCTTTATAGGGACTGTTGCAGATTTGCCCGGGCTGGTCTGAAATGACGGCCAGCGCCTCGACCACATCGCCGTTGTCCGGCGCAGATGGACACACCAATACGCCCCAGTCGTTCAAGTATTCCGGGTAGATGGCCACGACATTCGGGGTCAGCTCGGGTTCGTCCTGACTCGTGCACAGCGTCGTATTGATGCCACCGGAGCCATCGGTGTAATACGGGGCCAGACCCTGCATCGGCGGATACCGTTCGCCTGGGTCCTCGTTGACATACATCTTTAAGACCGTGCCCATCTGCTTCAGATTGTTCTGGCAACTGGCGCGGCGGGCCGATTCGCGGGCGCGCGCGAGGGCCGGCAGCAAAATGGCCGCGAGAATACCGATGATTGCAATGACAACCAGCAATTCAATTAGTGTGAAACCTTGTCTGCGTGTTCGCATACCCGACCTCCTCTGCGGTTCGCTTTCACGAATACCTCTTATGTCGTTTCCGGGTTTTGAAGTCCCGAAACAAGAATAATCAAAAAGACGGAATTTAGCAAGGGGATGATCATCACCGTGCAACCTGTTCTGTCCCAAGAACGTCAGCGCAGGATGAGCACATTGTTAGAATCACGTTATAAGGACACGGAAAGAGCGGGGTCTGGTTCTCGAACAAGACCCCGCCCGTCGGCATGGCATGAAAACAAATCGTATGTTGGCAACATTCAAGTGGCGCCGCCGCGCCATGCCCGGGACGCTTTGAGCAGATGGCACATTCGTGTACAATATACGAACGGATTATTGGGTCATGGCCTTCAAGCAAACGGGTTGCCCGAGGGGGGCCAGCAAGGAAGAGGTGCATGGGAGAAGAAAGCCGGCGGGCGTCTGCGACCGTACTCATCGCGGATGACGACGCGGCGATGCGCGCGCTGTTGTCAGAGGTCCTGGTGAATCAATTCCATTGTACCGTGGCATGTGCCGCCAATGGAGATGAGGCGGCGCGCCGTCTGGGCGAAGCGCACTTCGATGTCCTTGTTTCGGACATGTTGATGCCCGGTCTGCATGGACTGAGCCTTATTTATGAGGTGCGGCGGCGGCAATCCGACCTGGACCTGATCGTGATGACGGGGTTCTCGGAAGACTTCCCGTATGTAGATGTCATCGATGCGGGCGCCACGGACTTCATCGTGAAGCCCTTCCATATCAACGAACTCGTGGCAAAACTGAAACGAGTCTTCAAAGAGCGGGACGAGCGGATAGCGCGGATGCTGGCGGAGAGCAAATTCCAGAGCATCTTCCAGCTAAGCGTGGACGGCATGACCTTGTTGCAGCGGGACAGTTTTCACGTGGTGGACGCGAACCATGCGTTTCTGGAGCTTACGGCGCGGACGCTGGACAACCTGCGCGGCAGGCCTTTCCCGGAGTTGCTGTCCCCGAACGACCGCGAACGTTTTGGACTGGGACTTTCGATCTGCCGCGGCCGCGGCACCTTGGGGGACATGACTCTCTGCCGCGCGGATGGGTCCGAGGTCTACGTGGACATCAGCGTGACCTTCATCGACGCGGCATCGGAACACCTGATATTCATGATGCTCAAAGACGTCACGGAAAAGCGGGAAGTCGAGCGCCAATTGGCCCATGCGGCGGTGGTGGACGGCCTGACGGGACTCTTCAACAAGCATGCGTTCCACCGCAACGTGGAGGGTGCGGTGCGCCGGGTGCGGCACGATCGCATGCCATTGACGCTCTTGATGCTGGACCTGGACAATTTCAAGTCCTGCAACGACACACACGGGCATCAGGTGGGCGACCAGCTTTTGGCGCGGGTGGGCGAACTCATCGCCGCGAGCATCCGCACTACCGCTGGCGACGAGGGGTATCGCTGCGGGGGCGATGAATTCGCCGTTCTGTTGCACAACGCGGATCTCGACCAGGGCCGCCGCATCGCCGAGCGCATCCGCACGCATTTCGGCGACATGCAGAACTATGGCACTTCCGTTAGTGTGGGTATCGCTCAGTATGCCGAACCATGGGAAGCCGCGGACCTGATCAGCGCGGCGGACAAGGCTCTCTATGCCGCGAAGGCGCGCGGCAAGAACGTGGTCGTGAGCACGGCTTGAACGCGGCACCAGCGGTTCAACACGTGCCGCCACCAAGAAGCGCGACGCGCCTGTCCGCCTGAGACAATTCCGGGAAGCGGCGGCGGGACCCGAATGCGTCCGCGGCATACCGTTCCGCAATCACGCGCCGCCTGAAGTTGCCGCGCGATTAGCCCGTGGTGACATTGGCCGGCACCGCGGCGGTGGCGGCATGCCGGGCCTTGTGTTCGATAAAGCAGCAGCCCGGACATGGCGCGAACAGTTTCCGGCGGCAGACCTTCCGGAAATCGCGCATAACGGCGTTGTTCCAGAGCTGTTTCAGCGTCTGTTCGCGCACGTTGCCCACCTTTACGAGCCAGCAGGGGTAGGCGTCGCCCTGCCGGCCCACGATGAGCGTGTTCCAGGCATTGCGGCACTCATACTCCCTGAGGTCGATGCCGCCGTCATAGTACTTGATGATTTCCTCCTTGGGCACGCGCGGCAGGCGTAATTCTATGCCTGCATCGCGCGCGGCCGCGATGGTCTTGTCGAGCGCGCCGGTGAGCGCTTCGCGGTCGATGCGCGGCCATGTGATGTCTTCGAGGTTGAAGGACTGGGGGTCGGCCTCGCCGAGTCCGGGCAGCTCGTGCATGCGGGTTTCGGTGACGAGATTGAGCACCGAGGCCCCGGCATCCTTCACGACCTGAGGCATGTGATGCAGCACGTCAATATTGTCCTTCTGGATCACGGTCGTGATGTGAACCAGCGGGCACTGCTTGCGCGCCGCTTCACGGAATTCGACGAG
It encodes:
- a CDS encoding radical SAM protein encodes the protein MSVSNLYQFATRVYASIPYRFLKNGYAFPAWHYYFEVTRRCNLRCKMCQYIEWLENQPIKKQMEGELSTEEWFRVVDQVARFSLVTFTGGEPFVRRDFMDILARASAKARTHFISNTTMLPAERAEAVVALAPRRLGGIGFNFAGTSIEGPGERHDEIRKMNGAFHRSTTGIKTLVEFREAARKQCPLVHITTVIQKDNIDVLHHMPQVVKDAGASVLNLVTETRMHELPGLGEADPQSFNLEDITWPRIDREALTGALDKTIAAARDAGIELRLPRVPKEEIIKYYDGGIDLREYECRNAWNTLIVGRQGDAYPCWLVKVGNVREQTLKQLWNNAVMRDFRKVCRRKLFAPCPGCCFIEHKARHAATAAVPANVTTG